TGGGAGATCGTCCCCGATGCCCGGGGCGATATCGTGCGCCGAATGTGGGGCCAAGGGATCGCCTTGGACCTGCGCTCCGACGCTGTGCCGGGCGATGTGGCCGCGGCCTGCGATAATCTGATCGAACGCTGGGGGTCCCTGTGGGGCGCGGACCGCGCGCAGTTGGGCGAGCCGACAATCGTTCGCGTCCACGACCTGTGGTTCGTGCGTTACGACCAGCAGCTAAACGGCGTGCCGGTGTTCGGCGCGCGCCTCGAGCTGCGCGTTCACGCCACGGGCTCGGTTGTGCTGGTGCGTTCCGACCTGATTCCCGGCCTGAGCCTGGCCCCGGATCAGCCCGACGTTGCTCTCAATTTCGAACGGGCGCTGGAGGCGGCCTGGGATTTCTGCGGGATCGATGCGCATTCCGCGCGAATCAGCGCCCTGGCCTGGCCCGACCGCGCCACACAGACCGCGCACTGGGCCTGGCGGATCGAGGCCCGGCCCGGCTCGGGCCGCACGCGGCCGCTATGCTATATCGACGATCGCGACCTGGACCTGATCGCCCGCCGCGACCTGACCAACCACGCGGCGGTCAGCGGCACGGTCAGCGCCAATGTGCATCCGCTGTACGGCACGCAGACGCCGGTTGAGCTGGCGCTGGCCGAGCAGCGTGTGAGCCTGGTCGGCGTGGGCTTTGACATTACCGACGGCTCGGGCGATTACAGCGTCGAGGCCGGCTCGGGCGCGGTTACGTTGCAGGCCGAGCTCGACGGACCGTTCCTGGACGTGGTCGACCTCGGCGGCGCCTCGCGCATCACACGCGCCACCAGCGCCGGGGACACCGAGGACCTGCTGTGGTCAGACGGCAACTCCAGCGCGGCCGAGCGCGACGTGTTCTTTCACCTGACCGCGGCGCGGGCCTTTATGAAAAATCTCGACACCGAGTTCACCGGCCTGGACGCGCTGCTCTCCGCCCAGACCGGCGCGGCCGGGACCTGCGACGCCTGGTGGGACGGCGCGGGCTTTTACTTCACCGCGGCCGGCGGCGGCTGCGGCGACATGGGCACCTTCGCCGACGTGATCTACCACGAGTACGGCCACGCGGTGACCGAACAGCTCGGCGAGGAGCCCGACGCGTTCCCCGACGAGCTGCTCGAGGCGTTCTCCGACTACTTCGCCTGCACGATCACCGACGATCCGCAGTTCGGCGAGTACGTGCAGGGCACGGCCGACCCGTTGCGCGACATCGACCAGCCCGATCTGGTGACTCCCGACGACCTGACCGGCGATGCGGAGCACGACGGAATGATCCTCTCCGGCGCGCTGTGGGACATGCGGCAGAATTTAATCGAGTTGCTCGGCCCGGTGGCCGGACAGACCCTGGCCGACGACCTGTTCCACTTCGCGCGCTACGGCCTGGCCCAGACCTTCGAAGACTATATGTTCGACCTCTGGGCCCTGGACGACGATAACGGCGACCTATCCGACGGCTCGCCCCACGCCTACTACATCATCGAGGCCTTCAACCGTCACGGCATGGGCCCGCAAACCGGGTTCGACCTGCTGGGCGCCACCGTGCAAAACGACGACAACGACAACGGCACGGCCGAGCCCGGCGAGAGCATCGAGCTGGTGCCGACCCTGAGCAGCCGCTACAAGGGGACCGACGAGCTTGAGCTGACCCTGAGCTCGGACAGCGAATTCGTGACCGTTGATTCCGACTCCGTGACCTTCCCCTACGTCGAATCCTGGAGCGAGGTCACGGCGGGCGCGGGCTGGCAGGTCAGCGTGTCGGCCGACGCGCCGTTCGGCACCCAGATCGAGCTCGAGGTCGAGATCTCCACGCCCGACAAGTCCTACAGCGAGACCGAGCCGCTGGTGCTCACCGTGGGTTCGTTCCAGGTGCTGTTCGTGGACGACGACGGCGGCCAGGAGCTCGAGGTCTACCTCAACTGCGGACTGCTGGACAGCGGCTACACCTTCGCCTCCTGGAACGTGGCCGGGGTCGAGGCCAGCCCGGGGCTGGTCGACCTGGGCGCCTACCCGGTGGTGGTCTGGAACACCGGCGACCAAAACGAGAACACGCTCACCGCCGAGGACCAAACAGCCTTGGCCGCGTACCTCGAGGACGGCGGCGCGCTGCTGATGATCGGCCAGGGGATCCTCAACGATATCGGCGCCACGACCTTCGCCGCGCAGTATCTGCACGCGGCCTCCTCCGAGCTCGATACCGGCGCGACCCTGCTCTTTCCGCCGGAGAACGAGCCGATCACCGCCGGGATGTTCTTCGAAACCCTGATCTACATTTACGCCGACGAGGCCGACGTGATCGTGCCCGGGGCCAACGCCAACTCGCTGCTGCTCAACCACTTAAGCGGCGCGAACGCGATCAAGTTCCCGCAGATCGGGCAGGAAGCCTACCGGATGATCTTCTTCAGCTTCAGCT
The window above is part of the Candidatus Alcyoniella australis genome. Proteins encoded here:
- a CDS encoding Ig-like domain-containing protein — encoded protein: MNKHLTAASVFILLLFVLLCALPAAALEGQLNRFFEQNGPAWEIVPDARGDIVRRMWGQGIALDLRSDAVPGDVAAACDNLIERWGSLWGADRAQLGEPTIVRVHDLWFVRYDQQLNGVPVFGARLELRVHATGSVVLVRSDLIPGLSLAPDQPDVALNFERALEAAWDFCGIDAHSARISALAWPDRATQTAHWAWRIEARPGSGRTRPLCYIDDRDLDLIARRDLTNHAAVSGTVSANVHPLYGTQTPVELALAEQRVSLVGVGFDITDGSGDYSVEAGSGAVTLQAELDGPFLDVVDLGGASRITRATSAGDTEDLLWSDGNSSAAERDVFFHLTAARAFMKNLDTEFTGLDALLSAQTGAAGTCDAWWDGAGFYFTAAGGGCGDMGTFADVIYHEYGHAVTEQLGEEPDAFPDELLEAFSDYFACTITDDPQFGEYVQGTADPLRDIDQPDLVTPDDLTGDAEHDGMILSGALWDMRQNLIELLGPVAGQTLADDLFHFARYGLAQTFEDYMFDLWALDDDNGDLSDGSPHAYYIIEAFNRHGMGPQTGFDLLGATVQNDDNDNGTAEPGESIELVPTLSSRYKGTDELELTLSSDSEFVTVDSDSVTFPYVESWSEVTAGAGWQVSVSADAPFGTQIELEVEISTPDKSYSETEPLVLTVGSFQVLFVDDDGGQELEVYLNCGLLDSGYTFASWNVAGVEASPGLVDLGAYPVVVWNTGDQNENTLTAEDQTALAAYLEDGGALLMIGQGILNDIGATTFAAQYLHAASSELDTGATLLFPPENEPITAGMFFETLIYIYADEADVIVPGANANSLLLNHLSGANAIKFPQIGQEAYRMIFFSFSFEALPIEGTEPSTGPTLLARSLDWLLPLELIHSSPYDGQTDVLIDSEVTLRFTKPLDQESLELMINPDPGELSVSWSADSTEVTISHAEPFPGEGSEISVQVVSATDLLGNELQRGDTPNPFSFLTAGPPQPQTVAPDHGAADEPTEVLIQGAEFIETPQLALNDTPLEQVEFRSADVLTALVPEGLGQGTYDLIVTNPDGQSATLSNAFTVGQDDDSGDDDDDSGGCGCSMSAANGNSLSLSLMLYIALFLAAWLGLSRKQY